From Pseudomonas sp. StFLB209, a single genomic window includes:
- a CDS encoding TIGR04211 family SH3 domain-containing protein, whose translation MPRHFSSLLARAPGLFLSNPPRRHLRAGLFLALLGLLGSQSLQAAANDRWISDSLNTYVRSGPTDGHRIVGTLKSGQKVELLGSQGSYSQIRGEGGSTVWILTSDLQEEPGQSERLPQLTSQVAQLTDQLAKIDDTWKARVQGMQETMDSRKKLIDELEARSQGLTEQLTQAQSELRDTQARLGIENQQALMSYMVYGASIAGVGLLIGLILPAMSRKRKRNDGWV comes from the coding sequence ATGCCTCGTCATTTTTCCTCACTGCTGGCCCGCGCGCCCGGCCTGTTCCTGTCAAACCCGCCACGTCGCCACCTGCGTGCCGGGCTGTTTCTCGCGCTGCTGGGCCTGCTGGGTTCGCAATCGCTGCAGGCGGCCGCCAATGACCGCTGGATCAGCGACAGCCTCAATACCTACGTACGCAGCGGCCCGACTGATGGCCACCGGATTGTCGGCACGCTCAAATCCGGGCAGAAGGTCGAGTTGCTCGGTAGCCAGGGTTCCTACAGCCAGATCCGCGGCGAGGGTGGCAGCACTGTGTGGATTCTGACCAGTGACCTGCAGGAAGAACCCGGTCAGTCCGAGCGGCTGCCACAGCTCACCAGTCAGGTGGCACAACTGACCGACCAGTTGGCCAAGATCGACGACACCTGGAAGGCTCGCGTGCAAGGCATGCAGGAAACCATGGATTCGCGCAAGAAACTGATCGATGAGCTTGAGGCTCGCAGCCAGGGACTGACCGAGCAGTTGACCCAGGCGCAGTCCGAGCTGCGTGATACTCAGGCACGGCTGGGTATCGAAAACCAGCAGGCGCTGATGAGTTACATGGTCTACGGCGCCAGCATTGCCGGGGTCGGCCTGCTGATCGGTCTGATCCTGCCGGCCATGAGCCGCAAGCGCAAACGCAACGACGGCTGGGTCTGA
- a CDS encoding tetratricopeptide repeat-containing response regulator: MLAYNQKSFLIVDDFSDFRSSVRSMLRELGVKEVDTADTGEQALKMCSEKRYDFVLHDFNLGDGRKNGQQVLEDLMTERLLSYESVFIMVTAENSQAMVMSALEWEPDGYLTKPFNRAGLAQRIEKMVQRKTLLKPIFQALDRGKPAEVLAACVNLAKQDPRLAPLCLRYKAAALRDLNQVEPLEALLNSIIADRPTPWAYGMLGSLLLKRGRTADAQGVYEQATKAFPMFPALFDGLADVLMARGETKRAQSVLETAVRLSPLAVRRQTMLGKLAMDNQDFESASRAYRQAVSQGQFSRFKNPETNLGLAHALINKGGDQGLDVRARAEINQALGDVAKEHANDEGLQVRARLMKAASLQHSDPETAAKLTEQAVARLDGMSQFLSADAAMVVASQLKQLGQEQAGAGVLKNTAEIYGDDPQVMKTLASLTDDPEILGANKAAIDLNVQGVRSYKAGQLSEAQELFRKALALQPKNISIALNLAQSLLHPGQSLSAEALQECRASLTMVGKMPETDARYPRYQKLKERAFGA, encoded by the coding sequence ATGCTGGCGTACAACCAAAAAAGCTTTCTGATCGTCGATGACTTTTCCGACTTCCGCAGTTCGGTCAGGTCAATGCTGCGTGAGCTGGGCGTCAAGGAAGTGGATACGGCCGACACCGGCGAACAGGCGCTGAAGATGTGCTCGGAGAAGCGCTACGATTTCGTCCTGCACGATTTCAATCTGGGTGACGGCCGCAAGAATGGCCAGCAAGTGCTTGAAGATCTGATGACCGAGCGACTGCTCAGTTATGAAAGCGTATTTATCATGGTCACCGCCGAGAATAGTCAGGCGATGGTCATGAGTGCTCTGGAGTGGGAGCCGGATGGCTACCTGACCAAACCGTTCAACCGTGCCGGGCTCGCGCAGCGCATCGAGAAGATGGTCCAGCGCAAGACCCTGCTCAAGCCGATCTTCCAGGCGCTGGACCGCGGCAAGCCTGCCGAGGTATTGGCGGCCTGCGTCAATCTGGCCAAGCAGGACCCGCGCCTGGCGCCGTTGTGCCTGCGCTACAAGGCTGCTGCCTTGCGCGACCTCAATCAGGTCGAGCCGCTCGAAGCCCTGCTCAACTCGATCATTGCCGACCGGCCCACGCCGTGGGCCTACGGCATGCTCGGCAGCCTGTTGCTCAAGCGTGGCCGCACCGCCGATGCGCAAGGGGTCTACGAGCAGGCCACCAAGGCTTTTCCGATGTTTCCTGCGCTGTTCGACGGGCTGGCCGATGTGCTGATGGCCCGTGGTGAAACCAAGCGCGCCCAGAGTGTTCTGGAGACCGCCGTGCGCCTGTCGCCGCTGGCGGTACGCCGGCAGACGATGCTCGGCAAGCTGGCCATGGATAACCAGGATTTCGAGAGCGCCTCGCGGGCTTACCGTCAGGCGGTTTCCCAGGGCCAGTTCTCGCGCTTCAAAAACCCTGAAACCAATCTGGGCCTGGCCCATGCCTTGATCAACAAAGGCGGCGATCAGGGCCTTGATGTGCGCGCCCGTGCGGAAATCAACCAGGCGCTGGGCGATGTGGCCAAGGAACATGCCAATGACGAGGGCTTGCAGGTACGTGCGCGCTTGATGAAGGCCGCCAGCCTGCAACACTCGGACCCGGAAACCGCCGCCAAGCTCACCGAACAGGCTGTGGCGCGGCTCGATGGCATGAGCCAGTTTCTTAGCGCCGACGCCGCCATGGTGGTTGCGAGCCAGCTCAAGCAACTGGGTCAGGAGCAGGCGGGTGCCGGCGTGTTGAAAAACACCGCAGAGATCTACGGTGATGACCCGCAGGTCATGAAAACCCTGGCCAGCCTGACTGATGATCCCGAGATACTCGGTGCCAACAAGGCCGCCATCGACTTGAACGTTCAGGGCGTACGCAGCTATAAAGCCGGTCAGTTGTCCGAGGCCCAGGAGCTGTTTCGCAAGGCTCTGGCGCTGCAGCCGAAGAACATCAGTATTGCGCTGAACCTTGCCCAGTCGCTGTTGCACCCAGGCCAGAGCTTGAGCGCCGAAGCGCTGCAAGAGTGCCGGGCATCGCTGACCATGGTCGGCAAAATGCCAGAAACTGACGCGCGCTACCCGCGCTACCAGAAACTCAAGGAAAGGGCATTTGGTGCATGA
- a CDS encoding sensor histidine kinase, whose product MIDQPQGPDFSMVIASTVHDMKNSLTILSQAHHNWVERLSQEQLEHPEHGVMEYEFARLNGMLVQLLGLYKLGVNQLPMQADYHDLDDFIEAQLVHHKEVLDSRGISASYSVDGLTPLGFFDRELIGSVLNNIMVNAIRYADKAIAITAGEQGGELFITINDDGRGYPASMIEHQHELVQGINPISGSTGLGLYFAGHIASLHARNGVAGRVELANGGALGGGLFTLYLP is encoded by the coding sequence ATGATTGATCAACCGCAAGGCCCGGACTTCTCGATGGTCATCGCCTCCACGGTGCATGACATGAAAAACTCCCTGACCATCCTCAGCCAGGCCCACCACAACTGGGTGGAGCGCCTGAGTCAGGAGCAGCTAGAGCACCCCGAGCACGGGGTCATGGAATACGAGTTCGCCCGCCTCAATGGCATGTTGGTGCAACTGCTGGGGCTCTACAAACTGGGCGTCAACCAGTTGCCGATGCAGGCCGACTACCACGACTTGGATGACTTCATCGAAGCGCAACTGGTGCACCATAAAGAAGTGCTCGACAGTCGCGGCATTTCGGCCAGCTACAGCGTCGATGGTCTGACCCCGCTGGGCTTCTTTGACCGGGAGCTGATCGGCTCAGTGCTTAATAACATCATGGTCAATGCCATTCGCTACGCCGACAAGGCGATTGCCATTACCGCCGGTGAGCAGGGCGGTGAGCTGTTCATCACGATCAATGACGATGGCCGGGGGTATCCGGCGTCGATGATCGAACACCAGCATGAGCTGGTGCAAGGCATCAACCCGATCAGTGGCAGCACCGGTCTGGGCTTGTACTTTGCCGGTCATATCGCCAGCCTGCACGCGCGTAACGGGGTGGCAGGCCGGGTTGAGCTGGCCAATGGCGGGGCGTTGGGGGGCGGGTTGTTTACGTTGTATTTGCCGTAA
- a CDS encoding TylF/MycF/NovP-related O-methyltransferase produces the protein MTKRRLTAAEVEYNEKRASVLKRVDSQYVADAPFVFANRITVTAALSRMELFKMIHDVPGAIIECGVYKGNSLMLYMHLSMILEPYAINRSIIGFDTFSGFASIDAEEDPKDINESMFSDTDESLIQDMIDANDLVRPVNRIPRCEIIKGDIMETVPAFPKTRPDLVVAMLILDTDLYSSTKVALETFLPYMPKGAIVVLDEVAYRNFPGETTALREVLDLNKVELKRLPFDSSVGYFRV, from the coding sequence ATGACCAAGCGCCGCCTGACCGCCGCTGAAGTTGAATACAACGAAAAGCGCGCCAGCGTCCTCAAGCGGGTAGACTCGCAGTATGTGGCCGATGCTCCGTTCGTGTTTGCAAATCGCATTACTGTGACGGCAGCCTTGTCGCGCATGGAACTGTTCAAAATGATTCACGATGTGCCCGGCGCGATCATCGAGTGCGGGGTGTACAAGGGCAATTCGCTAATGCTCTACATGCACCTGTCGATGATTCTTGAGCCTTATGCGATCAATCGTTCGATCATCGGCTTCGATACCTTCTCCGGCTTTGCAAGTATCGATGCCGAAGAGGACCCCAAGGACATCAACGAAAGCATGTTCTCCGACACCGACGAGTCGCTGATTCAGGACATGATCGATGCCAATGATCTGGTGCGGCCGGTCAACCGCATTCCGCGTTGCGAAATCATCAAGGGCGATATCATGGAGACCGTGCCAGCGTTCCCCAAAACCCGTCCCGATCTGGTCGTGGCCATGCTGATCCTCGATACGGATCTGTACTCTTCAACCAAAGTGGCGCTGGAAACATTCCTGCCCTATATGCCCAAGGGCGCTATCGTGGTGCTTGACGAAGTTGCTTACCGTAATTTCCCTGGCGAGACTACAGCCCTGCGTGAAGTATTGGACCTGAATAAGGTAGAGCTCAAGCGCCTGCCGTTCGACTCCAGCGTTGGTTATTTCAGGGTCTGA
- a CDS encoding glutamine synthetase family protein yields the protein MTAEGFLGGRRLQMARGVLLQCIMGGYPQAKFYGSDDGDLALVADPQHVYRLPWSDGDRALAICDAVELDGQPCGLSSRSVLKSVLARYTGQGLAPVVATELEFYVFAPNPDPQQPFQPPVGLDGRREQGFSAFSVTSNNGLRPFFAEVRTCMAALGLPRDTFMHEMGVSQFEINLLHGDPLLLADQTFLFKHLLKEVALKHGLSVVCMAKPLAQAAGSSMHIHQSVVDVASGRNLFSDTDGQPTPAFHHFIGGQQACMADFTALFAPNVNSYQRLFHPYASPNNACWSHDNRAAGLRIPSSGPEARRVENRLPGADANPYLAIAASLAAGWHGLQHALEPAAPVQGEIDVPPALRLPVTLQEALLRLERSTLAKELFGQAFIEGFVASKTLELTSFLDEITPWERRVLGSQI from the coding sequence ATGACCGCCGAGGGCTTTCTCGGCGGACGACGGTTGCAGATGGCGCGCGGCGTGTTGCTGCAATGCATCATGGGTGGCTATCCACAGGCGAAGTTCTACGGCAGCGATGACGGCGACCTGGCACTGGTCGCTGATCCGCAGCACGTTTATCGGTTGCCCTGGAGCGACGGCGATCGCGCTTTGGCGATCTGTGATGCTGTGGAGCTGGACGGCCAGCCCTGCGGGTTGTCTAGCCGTAGCGTGCTCAAGTCGGTACTGGCTCGTTATACCGGGCAGGGGCTGGCGCCGGTGGTTGCCACTGAGCTGGAATTCTACGTTTTCGCGCCCAATCCTGATCCGCAGCAGCCTTTCCAGCCCCCTGTAGGGCTTGATGGCCGGCGTGAGCAGGGCTTCTCGGCTTTCAGCGTGACCTCCAACAATGGTCTGCGGCCATTCTTTGCCGAAGTGCGTACCTGCATGGCGGCGCTCGGCCTGCCGCGCGACACCTTCATGCATGAAATGGGCGTCAGCCAGTTCGAGATCAATCTTCTGCACGGTGATCCGCTGTTGCTGGCCGACCAGACCTTCCTGTTCAAGCACCTGCTCAAGGAAGTGGCGCTCAAACATGGCCTGAGCGTGGTCTGCATGGCCAAGCCGCTGGCCCAGGCGGCGGGTAGTTCGATGCACATTCACCAGAGCGTTGTTGATGTTGCCTCGGGGCGTAATCTGTTCAGCGATACGGATGGTCAGCCAACGCCGGCTTTTCATCACTTTATCGGCGGGCAGCAGGCGTGCATGGCGGACTTCACGGCATTGTTCGCGCCGAACGTCAATTCCTACCAGCGTCTGTTTCATCCCTATGCCTCACCGAACAATGCGTGCTGGTCTCATGACAACCGCGCGGCCGGGTTGCGCATTCCGTCCAGTGGTCCCGAGGCGCGGCGGGTGGAGAATCGTTTGCCCGGTGCTGATGCCAATCCTTATCTGGCGATTGCTGCCAGCCTGGCAGCGGGCTGGCACGGTCTGCAGCATGCTCTGGAGCCAGCGGCGCCGGTCCAGGGCGAAATCGATGTGCCGCCGGCCCTCCGGCTGCCCGTCACCTTGCAGGAGGCGCTGTTGCGGCTTGAGCGCAGCACCTTGGCCAAGGAACTGTTCGGGCAGGCGTTCATCGAAGGCTTCGTTGCCAGCAAGACCCTGGAGCTGACAAGCTTTCTCGATGAAATCACGCCCTGGGAAAGACGAGTGCTTGGCAGCCAGATCTGA
- a CDS encoding MFS transporter, with translation MRQIWKSFRALYFASLMMLIGSGLLSTYLALRLAADQVDSLWVGGLMAANYVGLVLGGKIGHRLIGRVGHIRAYATCAGIVGAAVLGHGLTDWLPAWLGLRLIVGLGMMCQYMVIESWLNEQANASQRGIVFSGYMIASYLGLVLGQLILVVHPQLGPELLMLVAMCFALCLVPVAMTRSIHPAPLHPAPLEPLFFMKRVPQSLTTVLGAGLGLGAFYGLAPVYAAGHGMPTEQVGLFMGCCILAGFIVQWPLGLLSDRFDRALLIRVIAALLVLFSLPLVVLADVPVEVLFIVCFLAALMQFSLYPLAVAFSNDHVEAERRVSLTAMLLMTYGIGASIGPLLAGVLMRTFGGNMLYAFICAVAALLVLLIRPKAVTRLHEVENAPLQHVAMPDSMASSPLSVALDPRVDEQVVQDKMQADTDAEPESGTEPVEELDESQRKQG, from the coding sequence ATGCGCCAAATCTGGAAATCGTTTCGAGCGCTGTACTTCGCTTCACTGATGATGTTGATCGGCTCCGGCCTGCTCAGTACCTACCTGGCCTTGCGCCTGGCGGCCGATCAGGTTGATAGCCTGTGGGTGGGTGGATTGATGGCAGCCAATTACGTCGGCCTGGTGCTGGGCGGCAAGATCGGCCACCGGCTGATCGGCCGGGTCGGCCATATCCGTGCCTATGCCACCTGCGCCGGGATCGTCGGTGCGGCGGTGCTGGGCCATGGCCTGACCGACTGGTTGCCGGCCTGGCTGGGGCTGCGTCTGATTGTCGGCCTTGGCATGATGTGCCAATACATGGTCATCGAGAGCTGGCTCAACGAGCAGGCCAATGCCAGCCAGCGCGGTATTGTCTTTAGCGGCTACATGATCGCTTCCTACCTGGGGCTGGTACTGGGGCAACTGATTCTGGTGGTGCATCCACAGTTGGGCCCTGAGCTGCTGATGCTGGTGGCGATGTGTTTTGCCCTGTGCCTGGTGCCGGTGGCGATGACCCGCAGTATTCACCCTGCACCGTTACACCCGGCGCCGCTGGAGCCGCTGTTTTTCATGAAGCGTGTGCCGCAGTCACTGACCACCGTGCTGGGCGCAGGATTGGGGCTTGGCGCATTCTATGGCCTGGCGCCGGTGTATGCCGCAGGGCACGGGATGCCGACCGAGCAGGTGGGTCTGTTCATGGGCTGCTGCATTCTGGCCGGCTTTATCGTGCAGTGGCCGCTGGGGCTGTTATCGGATCGGTTTGACCGGGCGTTGCTGATTCGCGTCATTGCGGCGCTGCTGGTGCTGTTCAGTCTGCCGTTGGTGGTGTTGGCCGATGTGCCGGTAGAGGTGCTGTTTATCGTGTGCTTCCTGGCCGCACTGATGCAGTTCAGTCTTTATCCTTTGGCGGTCGCTTTCTCCAATGACCACGTTGAGGCTGAACGGCGGGTTTCGCTGACCGCCATGTTGCTGATGACCTATGGCATCGGCGCAAGTATCGGACCATTGCTGGCGGGTGTGCTGATGCGTACCTTTGGCGGCAACATGCTGTATGCCTTCATTTGTGCTGTAGCGGCCTTGTTGGTGCTGTTGATCCGTCCCAAAGCCGTTACCCGCCTGCATGAAGTCGAGAATGCACCTTTGCAGCACGTGGCAATGCCCGACAGCATGGCCAGTTCACCGCTGTCGGTGGCCCTTGACCCTCGGGTCGATGAGCAGGTTGTGCAGGACAAGATGCAGGCTGACACCGATGCCGAGCCTGAGAGTGGCACTGAGCCGGTGGAAGAGCTTGATGAGTCGCAGCGCAAGCAGGGCTAA
- a CDS encoding flagellar brake protein, with the protein MNGLAADDAPQPPKVLNTPLEIASNLRLLMESHDPLIITFHDRAQRFQSYLVEVDRDTGTIGLDEMIPRDGERFLTNGESFRVEGFHDGVRIAWESTAPATLIDTPEARFYRTPLPDEVVYHQRRNAFRAALKLSHLVDIEIGGDKLKSPLVGKLLDISATGCKLRFEGDISDRMQLGQVYERFIAKLPFGAMTAPVELRYLHFEERFHTTFAGVRFHNMSGLVQRQVERFVYQLQREARRFDKDDDF; encoded by the coding sequence GTGAATGGTTTAGCCGCGGATGATGCTCCGCAACCCCCAAAGGTTCTCAATACGCCTTTGGAAATTGCCTCCAACCTGCGGTTGCTGATGGAAAGTCACGATCCACTGATCATTACCTTCCATGACCGTGCCCAGCGCTTCCAGAGCTACCTGGTCGAGGTTGACCGCGACACCGGGACCATCGGCCTGGACGAAATGATCCCGCGCGATGGCGAACGTTTTTTGACCAATGGTGAATCCTTTCGCGTCGAAGGCTTTCATGACGGCGTACGTATCGCCTGGGAATCCACCGCACCCGCAACCCTGATTGACACACCCGAGGCACGCTTCTATCGCACCCCGCTGCCTGATGAAGTGGTCTATCACCAGCGCCGCAATGCGTTTCGCGCTGCACTGAAGCTGTCGCATCTGGTCGATATCGAAATCGGCGGCGACAAGCTCAAGTCACCTCTGGTTGGCAAACTGCTGGATATTTCCGCTACCGGTTGCAAGCTGCGCTTCGAAGGTGACATTTCTGACCGTATGCAATTGGGCCAGGTCTATGAGCGGTTTATCGCCAAGCTTCCGTTCGGCGCCATGACCGCCCCGGTGGAACTGCGCTATCTGCATTTCGAGGAGCGTTTTCACACGACCTTTGCCGGCGTACGCTTCCATAACATGAGCGGCCTGGTACAACGCCAGGTCGAGCGCTTTGTCTACCAGTTGCAACGCGAAGCGCGCCGCTTCGACAAGGACGACGATTTCTGA
- a CDS encoding flagella synthesis protein FlgN — MQDTTLLQMITDDMAPTRQLLDLLQAESLVLHGRDMTEMEQVLAKKQALVVQLEQHGRRRSQVLAGLGLPTNRAGLEELASQSAVGEQLLQAGDELASLISDCQALNEQNGKLIQLQQMTTAHQLRILNGGDTPTLYDNRGSTAGRARPRPLSQA; from the coding sequence ATGCAAGACACAACGTTACTGCAGATGATTACGGATGATATGGCCCCGACACGCCAGTTGCTCGATCTGCTCCAGGCAGAGTCGCTGGTACTGCACGGCCGGGACATGACCGAGATGGAGCAGGTGCTGGCGAAGAAGCAGGCACTGGTCGTCCAGTTGGAGCAGCATGGGCGCAGGCGTAGCCAGGTGCTGGCTGGCCTCGGCTTGCCGACCAACCGGGCCGGTCTCGAAGAGCTGGCCAGCCAGTCTGCGGTAGGCGAGCAGTTGCTGCAGGCAGGCGATGAGCTGGCCAGTCTGATTTCCGATTGCCAGGCACTCAACGAGCAGAACGGCAAACTCATTCAGTTGCAACAGATGACAACCGCTCATCAATTGCGCATCCTGAACGGCGGCGACACACCGACGCTGTACGATAACCGCGGTTCGACCGCTGGAAGAGCCCGGCCTCGCCCACTCAGTCAGGCGTAA
- the flgM gene encoding flagellar biosynthesis anti-sigma factor FlgM translates to MPIDFSRLGNSQPLGGASRTGNSREAGKTDVPATIGDSANVKNAGESVHLSSEAQQLQGITDKLRDLPTVNSARVAELKQAIADGSYTVDSNRLASKLLNFEALS, encoded by the coding sequence ATGCCCATAGATTTCAGTCGACTAGGTAATTCACAACCACTTGGCGGTGCATCACGCACCGGCAACAGCCGAGAAGCCGGCAAAACCGACGTACCTGCTACGATCGGTGATAGTGCCAATGTAAAAAATGCAGGTGAATCCGTTCACCTGAGCAGCGAGGCTCAACAGTTGCAAGGTATCACTGACAAACTGCGCGACCTGCCAACCGTCAACAGCGCTCGCGTTGCCGAGCTCAAACAGGCGATTGCAGACGGCAGCTACACCGTGGACAGCAACCGTCTGGCCAGCAAACTGCTCAACTTCGAGGCCTTGAGCTAA
- the flgA gene encoding flagellar basal body P-ring formation chaperone FlgA, whose translation MNAKTTIFRHAALETRRLLGAIVMLSLFCATTPGNAQSFTLPEQLIGVTEGFLEYTVQEYLTTNQIQGRHEIQVRSLDPRMRMAFCDKDLTASLESPRPVGRISVRVRCEGSAPWTVFVPAQVNLYREVITTTRPLKRDTVISEMDVTLRERDISSLGLSYMTSLDQAIGQKLVRPAVVDQVLSPNFLEQPAMVRKGDHVVIIARSSSLAVRMPGEALSDGGFNEQIRVRNLNSNKVIKAQITAPGQVEVAM comes from the coding sequence ATGAATGCCAAGACGACAATTTTTCGACACGCCGCATTAGAAACCCGCCGACTGCTGGGTGCAATCGTCATGCTGAGTCTTTTTTGCGCAACAACACCGGGCAATGCACAGAGTTTTACTCTGCCTGAACAGCTTATCGGCGTCACCGAGGGGTTTCTTGAGTACACAGTTCAAGAGTATTTAACGACCAATCAGATTCAGGGTCGTCATGAAATCCAGGTCCGCTCCCTGGACCCGCGCATGCGCATGGCGTTTTGCGACAAGGATTTGACAGCGAGCCTGGAGAGCCCGCGCCCGGTGGGTCGGATATCAGTGCGAGTCCGCTGCGAGGGGTCTGCGCCCTGGACCGTGTTTGTGCCGGCCCAGGTCAACCTGTACCGCGAGGTCATCACCACTACCCGCCCGCTCAAACGTGACACCGTCATCAGCGAGATGGACGTGACGCTGCGCGAGCGCGATATCAGCTCACTGGGTCTGAGCTATATGACCAGCCTGGACCAGGCAATTGGCCAGAAGCTGGTCCGACCAGCGGTCGTCGACCAAGTGCTGTCACCGAACTTTCTCGAGCAACCGGCTATGGTACGCAAAGGCGACCATGTAGTGATCATCGCTCGCAGCAGCAGCCTGGCAGTGCGCATGCCCGGCGAGGCGCTGTCCGATGGCGGCTTCAACGAGCAGATCCGGGTCCGCAACCTTAATTCAAACAAGGTCATCAAGGCCCAGATTACCGCCCCGGGACAGGTGGAAGTGGCCATGTGA
- a CDS encoding chemotaxis protein CheV — protein sequence MAGVMDSVNQRTQLVGQNRLELLLFRLQGKQLYGINVFKVKEVLQCPKLTIMPKSSRIVRGVANIRGGTIPIMDLAMATGSAGMISLENSFVIITEYNTKVQGFLVHSVERIVNMNWEEIHPPPKGTGRDHYLTAVTRVDNQLVEIIDVEKILAEVAPISESVSSGVIDEEIHHKAVSLRVLTVDDSSVARKQVSRCLETVGVEVVALNDGRQALDYLQAMLAEGKNPEEEFLMMISDIEMPEMDGYTLTAAIRSDPRLKNLHITLHTSLSGVFNQAMVKKVGADDFLAKFRPDDLAARVVARIKAADHS from the coding sequence ATGGCGGGAGTTATGGATTCGGTAAACCAGCGCACGCAGCTGGTTGGTCAGAATCGCCTGGAGTTGCTGCTGTTTCGTCTGCAGGGCAAGCAGCTCTACGGGATCAACGTATTCAAGGTCAAAGAAGTGCTGCAATGCCCCAAGCTCACCATCATGCCGAAGTCGAGCAGGATCGTGCGGGGCGTGGCGAATATTCGCGGCGGTACCATTCCGATCATGGACCTGGCCATGGCCACCGGTTCGGCGGGGATGATTTCGCTCGAAAACTCCTTTGTCATCATTACTGAATACAACACCAAGGTTCAGGGTTTTCTGGTGCACTCGGTCGAGCGCATCGTCAACATGAACTGGGAAGAGATTCATCCGCCACCCAAGGGCACCGGCCGCGATCATTACCTGACGGCAGTGACGCGGGTGGACAATCAGCTGGTGGAAATCATCGACGTCGAGAAGATTCTTGCGGAGGTGGCGCCGATCAGCGAGTCGGTGTCGTCGGGTGTGATCGATGAAGAGATTCATCACAAGGCCGTTTCGCTGCGGGTATTGACGGTCGACGACTCGTCGGTGGCGCGCAAGCAGGTCAGTCGCTGCCTCGAAACCGTAGGTGTCGAGGTTGTGGCACTCAACGACGGGCGTCAGGCGCTGGACTACCTGCAGGCGATGCTGGCCGAGGGCAAGAACCCCGAAGAAGAATTCCTGATGATGATCTCCGACATTGAAATGCCGGAGATGGATGGCTATACCTTGACAGCAGCGATCCGCAGCGATCCGCGGTTGAAGAATCTGCACATCACTTTGCACACCTCGTTGTCTGGGGTGTTCAACCAGGCGATGGTCAAGAAGGTCGGCGCCGACGATTTCCTGGCGAAATTCCGGCCTGACGATCTGGCGGCCCGAGTGGTTGCCAGGATCAAGGCAGCAGACCACAGCTAG